From one Acidobacteriota bacterium genomic stretch:
- the aroB gene encoding 3-dehydroquinate synthase, with product MMRDEGSSLLSRFALSLPGGRVCPIVVGSGASAEAPDHVRATRASRCAVITDSNLETTLAASVLARLRDAGVDAALCAFPAGERHKTRAVKEGIEDRLIASGLGRDAAIVAVGGGVTLDLAGFVAATYMRGIPLVQVPTSLLAMADASIGGKNGVDHPLGKNLIGTLHHPAAILADTDFLDSLPDREHRTGLAEIIKAGIIRDAVLFEEMEARAEALATRDGATVRVFLERGMRLKAEIVAADDAERDLRKILNFGHTIGHALELATDFAMSHGEAISVGMAVEAGIAVRVGLIGAGEASRMEALLRTVGLPVRLPEGIDAPRLVDAAATDKKSRGGQIEFALPAGIGEMARTDAGYGRRVPRALIVEALEAMR from the coding sequence GTGATGCGGGACGAGGGGAGCTCGCTCCTCTCGCGGTTCGCGCTCTCCCTCCCCGGCGGCCGGGTCTGTCCCATCGTCGTCGGGTCCGGCGCCTCGGCCGAGGCGCCGGATCACGTGCGCGCCACGCGCGCGTCGCGCTGCGCCGTCATCACCGACTCGAACCTCGAGACGACGCTCGCGGCGTCGGTCCTCGCCCGCCTGCGGGACGCCGGCGTGGACGCGGCGCTCTGCGCCTTCCCGGCCGGGGAGCGGCACAAGACCCGCGCCGTCAAGGAGGGGATCGAGGATCGGCTGATCGCGTCGGGGCTCGGCCGCGATGCGGCGATTGTCGCAGTCGGCGGCGGGGTGACCCTCGATCTCGCGGGGTTCGTCGCCGCGACGTACATGCGCGGCATTCCGCTGGTCCAGGTGCCGACGAGCCTTCTCGCGATGGCCGACGCCTCGATCGGCGGCAAGAACGGCGTCGATCACCCGCTCGGGAAGAACCTCATCGGCACGCTCCACCACCCGGCGGCGATCCTCGCCGACACCGATTTCCTCGACTCGCTCCCGGATCGCGAGCACCGGACCGGCCTGGCCGAGATCATCAAGGCCGGGATCATCCGCGACGCCGTGCTTTTCGAGGAGATGGAGGCTCGGGCCGAGGCGCTGGCGACGCGCGATGGGGCGACCGTGAGGGTCTTTCTCGAGCGGGGGATGCGGCTGAAAGCGGAGATCGTCGCCGCCGACGACGCGGAGCGCGACCTCCGGAAGATCCTCAACTTCGGCCACACGATCGGCCACGCGCTCGAGCTGGCCACCGACTTCGCGATGTCCCACGGCGAGGCGATCTCGGTCGGGATGGCGGTGGAGGCGGGGATCGCCGTCCGGGTGGGGCTGATCGGGGCCGGCGAGGCGTCGCGGATGGAGGCGCTGCTTCGAACGGTCGGTCTCCCGGTCCGGCTTCCCGAGGGGATCGACGCGCCTCGCCTCGTCGACGCGGCCGCGACGGACAAGAAGTCGCGCGGCGGCCAGATCGAGTTCGCCCTTCCGGCAGGCATCGGCGAGATGGCGCGCACCGACGCCGGCTACGGACGGCGGGTGCCGCGGGCGCTCATCGTCGAGGCGCTCGAGGCGATGCGGTGA
- the atpF gene encoding F0F1 ATP synthase subunit B, producing the protein MEGGSQFLSPQPGTIIWTLITFGILVAGLRAFAWKPILGLLEEREKAIKGSLDEARKAKEEAEKHLADSREAMKKARQEMAGVIEKGQREAERLRQELMAKAQAEADEARKKGLEEIERQKRAAIAELRAATVDLAVQAAGRIVQSSMDEKTQRKLASDFLAGIGDASRRP; encoded by the coding sequence ATGGAAGGCGGCAGTCAGTTCCTCAGCCCGCAGCCCGGGACGATCATCTGGACGCTGATCACCTTCGGCATCCTGGTCGCCGGCCTCCGGGCCTTCGCCTGGAAGCCGATCCTCGGGCTCCTCGAGGAGCGCGAGAAGGCGATCAAGGGCTCCCTCGACGAGGCGCGCAAGGCCAAGGAAGAGGCCGAGAAGCACCTCGCCGACAGCCGAGAGGCGATGAAGAAGGCTCGCCAGGAGATGGCGGGCGTGATCGAGAAGGGGCAGCGGGAGGCCGAGAGGCTTCGCCAGGAGCTGATGGCGAAAGCCCAGGCGGAGGCCGACGAGGCCCGGAAGAAGGGGCTCGAGGAGATCGAGCGCCAGAAGCGCGCCGCGATCGCGGAGCTCAGGGCCGCCACCGTGGACCTCGCCGTTCAGGCCGCCGGGCGCATCGTCCAGTCGTCGATGGACGAGAAGACCCAGAGAAAGCTCGCCTCCGATTTCCTCGCGGGAATCGGGGACGCCTCCCGGAGGCCCTGA
- a CDS encoding ATP synthase F0 subunit C gives MDTLHLPYVAAALGAGLAVVGGGLGIGKLAAAAMDGIARQPQAGGAIGTNMLIAAGLIEGATLLAEVVAILIVFLK, from the coding sequence ATGGACACTCTTCACCTTCCCTACGTGGCGGCGGCCCTCGGCGCCGGACTGGCCGTCGTGGGCGGCGGCCTCGGCATCGGCAAGCTCGCGGCCGCGGCGATGGACGGCATCGCCCGCCAGCCCCAGGCCGGAGGCGCGATCGGCACCAACATGCTGATCGCCGCGGGCCTCATCGAAGGCGCCACCCTTCTGGCCGAGGTCGTCGCCATCCTCATCGTCTTCCTGAAGTAG
- the atpB gene encoding F0F1 ATP synthase subunit A, which yields MIQEAAHAVDANAEALAAGAAGAAHGAAAGSPTLGEQISHNIIHHISNGNSLEVPFLGEVELPHLQLFGIDMSITKHVVMMWIVGLILLLVFGLAFRKRQIVPKGMVNLLEIGVEFIHQEVAVKTLGEKDAKRLTPYLLTLFFFILACNLLGLVPYGSTATGNINVTGALALCTLVMIQLEGIRRHGLIKHLKHMIPGGLPIYMFPVAILIFVIELFGFVVIKPFALMVRLFANMTAGHVAILALISIIFALQMAAASVFSIPFALFVYMLELLVALIQAYIFTMLTSLFIGLQLHPSH from the coding sequence ATGATCCAGGAAGCCGCGCACGCGGTGGATGCGAACGCCGAAGCCCTGGCCGCCGGCGCGGCCGGGGCCGCGCACGGGGCGGCCGCGGGGAGTCCCACGCTCGGCGAGCAGATCTCGCACAACATCATCCACCACATCTCGAACGGGAACTCGCTGGAGGTGCCGTTCCTCGGCGAGGTCGAGCTGCCGCACCTCCAGCTCTTCGGCATCGACATGTCCATCACGAAGCACGTCGTGATGATGTGGATCGTCGGGCTGATTCTGCTCCTCGTCTTCGGCCTCGCCTTCAGGAAGCGCCAGATCGTGCCGAAGGGGATGGTGAACCTCCTCGAGATCGGCGTCGAGTTCATCCACCAGGAGGTTGCGGTGAAGACGCTCGGGGAGAAGGACGCGAAGCGCCTCACCCCGTACCTCCTCACGCTCTTCTTCTTCATCCTCGCGTGCAATCTGCTCGGGCTCGTCCCCTACGGCTCCACGGCCACGGGGAACATCAACGTGACGGGCGCTCTCGCCCTCTGCACGCTCGTCATGATCCAGCTCGAGGGGATAAGGCGCCACGGCCTCATCAAGCACCTGAAGCACATGATCCCGGGCGGATTGCCGATCTACATGTTCCCGGTCGCCATCCTCATCTTCGTCATCGAGCTCTTCGGATTCGTGGTGATCAAGCCGTTCGCGCTCATGGTGCGGCTCTTCGCCAACATGACGGCCGGCCACGTGGCCATCCTCGCGCTCATCTCGATCATCTTCGCCCTGCAGATGGCGGCCGCGTCGGTCTTCTCCATCCCGTTCGCGCTCTTCGTCTACATGCTCGAGCTGCTCGTCGCGCTGATTCAGGCTTACATCTTCACGATGCTGACCTCGCTGTTCATAGGACTGCAACTTCATCCGAGCCACTGA
- a CDS encoding AtpZ/AtpI family protein, producing the protein MRRAGPLLGIGASFVASIAICTAGGWYLDRVFALRPWLTLAGALAGLVVGFYLFFKAVASAEGGDHGEWSE; encoded by the coding sequence ATGCGGCGGGCGGGGCCGCTGCTCGGCATCGGGGCCTCGTTCGTCGCGTCGATCGCGATCTGCACCGCCGGGGGATGGTACCTGGACAGGGTCTTCGCCCTTCGCCCCTGGCTCACTCTCGCCGGGGCGCTGGCGGGCCTCGTCGTCGGCTTCTACCTCTTCTTCAAGGCGGTCGCGTCCGCCGAGGGCGGCGATCACGGGGAGTGGAGCGAATGA